One segment of Desulfonatronum sp. SC1 DNA contains the following:
- a CDS encoding DUF502 domain-containing protein, with product MILRDAPPRGPLARLKHFIKANLLAGILFLTPVLATFFFLRFLFNWVDGILQFLPAPLRPENILPFRIPGLGLIMLFATLLLTGFLVRNYLGRKLVHIWERVIDSIPLVNKLYLAVKQLVETIFNRSPQDFQRVVLVEFPKEGSYALGFVTGIATGETQRKTSHNVLNVFVPTTPNPTSGFFLMVPEHSVIPMEMGVEDAFKLLVSGGIISPDRKNNQ from the coding sequence GTGATCCTGAGAGACGCCCCTCCCCGCGGTCCTTTAGCCAGGCTGAAGCACTTCATCAAAGCGAATCTTCTAGCCGGGATTTTGTTTTTGACCCCGGTCCTGGCCACGTTCTTTTTTCTGCGATTCCTGTTCAACTGGGTGGACGGGATATTGCAATTTCTCCCCGCCCCCCTGCGACCGGAGAACATCCTCCCGTTCCGCATCCCCGGACTGGGGCTGATCATGCTCTTCGCCACGCTGCTTTTAACCGGTTTTTTGGTCCGCAACTACCTGGGGCGCAAACTGGTTCATATCTGGGAGCGGGTCATCGACTCTATCCCCTTGGTCAACAAGCTCTACCTAGCCGTGAAGCAGTTGGTGGAAACCATTTTCAACCGATCCCCGCAGGATTTTCAGCGGGTCGTCCTGGTTGAATTTCCCAAGGAAGGAAGTTATGCTTTGGGGTTCGTTACCGGTATCGCCACCGGCGAGACCCAACGCAAGACGAGTCACAATGTGCTCAATGTTTTTGTCCCCACTACACCAAACCCTACTTCCGGTTTTTTTCTGATGGTCCCCGAGCACTCCGTGATCCCCATGGAAATGGGCGTGGAAGACGCCTTCAAGCTGCTGGTTTCCGGCGGCATCATCAGTCCGGACAGAAAAAACAATCAGTAA